From a region of the Canis lupus dingo isolate Sandy chromosome 5, ASM325472v2, whole genome shotgun sequence genome:
- the KRBA2 gene encoding KRAB-A domain-containing protein 2 — protein sequence MQNRALQWVARALRRRERWQSARAADCIRKAAELSWAGIRKINEGHSRSGTLKRGLTDSFLQFSMMPQKAGSNPSGISNASDMEVEIHNMREKFLISVTKLVESKSYNSKVFSKEKYFQTIKEVKEAKEKGKKSSRDYRRAAKYDVISVQGTERLIEATHGEHDRIRYYVHKEELFDILHDTHLSIGHGGRTRMLKELQGKYGNVTKEVIVLYLTLCKQCHQKNPAPKRGLAPKPMTFKDIDSRCQIEVLDMQSNADVHYLNLIMKK from the exons ATGCAAAACAGAGCGCTCCAGTGGGTGGCTCGGGCTCTCCGGAGGAGGGAGAGGTGGCAGTCAGCTCGAGCCGCTGATTGCATCAGGAAGGCGGCTGAGTTGAGCTGGGCAGGGATTCGCAAGATCAATGAAGGACATTCCAGGTCTGGGACGCTGAAGCGAGGACTCACAG aCTCCTTCTTGCAGTTCTCCATGATGCCCCAGAAAGCTGGAAGTAACCCCTCTGGCATTTCCAATGCAAGTGATATGGAAGTGGAGATACATAACATGAGAGAGAAGTTTCTCATAAGTGTGACAAAGTTAGTAGAAAGCAAAAGTTACAACAGCAaggtattttccaaagaaaagtaCTTTCAAACAATAAAGGAAGTCAAAGAAgctaaggagaaggggaagaagtcATCACGTGACTACCGCCGTGCAGCAAAATACGACGTGATCTCTGTGCAAGGCACAGAGAGACTAATAGAAGCTACTCATGGAGAACATGATCGAATACGGTATTACGTGCATAAGGAAGAGTTGTTTGATATTCTCCATGATACGCATCTCAGTATTGGACATGGAGGGCGGACACGCATGCTCAAGGAGCTACAAGGAAAATACGGCAATGTCACCAAAGAAGTCATTGTCTTGTATCTGACACTGTGTAAACAATGTCACCAGAAGAACCCAGCACCTAAGAGAGGTCTTGCCCCCAAGCCCATGACTTTTAAGGACATTGACTCCAGATGCCAGATTGAAGTACTTGACATGCAGTCAAATGCTGATG